The Humulus lupulus chromosome 3, drHumLupu1.1, whole genome shotgun sequence genome window below encodes:
- the LOC133824249 gene encoding uncharacterized protein LOC133824249: MEEEMKKRGNQSQKESQGALRNGACTWMEHPTKEDLEQVKREYQARGPKMAAYLERVRGYLEQLVEYSIEHIPRERNTHVDALAKLASTKDGDTLESVPVEYLPRPSVVNPYVHMVSIPKESWANPIISYLKDGVVPTDKKEARRLVDKAARYTLVDGILYKRGFSVPLLRCVDEEEAVKVLYEIHEGECGNHASGPSMAQKAMRQGYGVPYKKIPDNGAQFEGETFEEYYRERGIRRSFSAVVHPQANGQAIM, from the exons ATGGAGGAGGAGATGAAGAAGAGGGGCAATCAGTCACAGAAGGAGAGCCAAGGAGCTCTGAGGAATGGAGCATGCacgtggatggagcatccaacgaaggaggatctggagcag GTGAAGAGGGAGTACCAAGCGAGGGGccccaagatggctgcatacttggaaagggtaagagGCTATTTGGAACAGTTGGTGGAGTATAGCATAGAGCATATCCcgagagagaggaatacccatgTTGATGCCCTCGCAAAGCTGGCGTCCACCAAAGATGGGGATACCCTTGAATCAGTGCCTGTGGAATACTTACCAAGGCCAAGCGTTGTTAATCCATACGTTCACATGGTCAGCATCCCAAAGGAGTCATGGGCCAACCCGATTATAAGCTacctgaaggatggagttgtgccAACAGACAAGAAGGAGGCTCGAAGGCTAGTTGATAAGGCCGCCCGATACACCTTGGTAGATGGGATCTTATATAAGAGGGGGTTTTCTGTGCCACTCTTGCGATGTGTTGACGAGGAAGAAGCTGTGAAGGTACtgtatgaaatacatgagggtgAATGCGGCAACCATGCGAGTGGACCATCCATGGCTCAAaaagccatgaggcaagg atatggagtgccctacaaGAAAATTCCTGACAACGGAGCCCAGTTTGAAGGGGAAACGTTCGAGGAGTACTATAGGGAAAGAGggataaggagaagcttctcGGCTGTTGTgcatccccaggccaatgggcag